The following are from one region of the Sphingomonas sp. J315 genome:
- a CDS encoding IS5 family transposase (programmed frameshift), whose protein sequence is MRCASRSVDLSEFWLSEAQFERLRPLLPDKVRGVARVDDRRVISGIIHVVKSGGRWVDAPACYGPRKTLYNRFVRWAAKGVWQELFVTLAAAGGPPAEVLIDSTHMKAHRSAGGGKGGRFVQAIGISRGGRNSKLHALTDGEGRPLRFLLTGGQVADCRAADVLLDDLAPRTIVLADKAYDSNAIRDLIERQGAVPNIPSKTNRRWKSCFSKTLYKGRNAVERMFCRLKDYRRIATRYDKLATNFLSAIYLAAAVTWWL, encoded by the exons ATGCGCTGCGCCAGCAGGAGCGTGGATTTGAGCGAGTTTTGGTTGAGTGAAGCCCAGTTCGAGCGGCTGCGTCCGCTGCTGCCGGACAAGGTGCGCGGTGTGGCGCGGGTCGATGATCGGCGGGTGATCAGCGGCATCATTCATGTGGTGAAGTCGGGCGGGCGCTGGGTCGACGCGCCGGCCTGCTACGGGCCGAGGAAGACGCTCTACAACCGGTTCGTGCGCTGGGCGGCAAAGGGTGTGTGGCAGGAGCTGTTCGTCACGCTCGCGGCAGCAGGCGGGCCGCCCGCCGAGGTCCTGATCGACAGCACGCATATGAAGGCGCACCGCTCCGCGGGCGGTGGAAAAGGGGGGCGCT TCGTCCAGGCGATCGGGATCAGCCGGGGCGGCCGCAACAGCAAGCTCCACGCGCTCACCGACGGCGAAGGTCGGCCGCTCCGCTTCCTGCTGACCGGTGGCCAGGTCGCCGACTGCCGCGCAGCCGATGTGTTGCTCGATGATCTCGCGCCGCGCACCATCGTGCTCGCGGACAAGGCTTACGACAGCAATGCGATCCGCGACCTGATCGAGCGGCAGGGTGCCGTTCCGAACATCCCCTCCAAGACGAACCGCCGCTGGAAAAGCTGCTTCTCCAAGACGCTCTACAAGGGCCGCAACGCCGTCGAGCGCATGTTCTGCCGCCTCAAGGATTATCGCCGCATCGCCACCCGCTACGACAAGCTCGCCACCAACTTCCTCAGCGCCATCTACCTCGCCGCAGCCGTCACATGGTGGTTATGA
- a CDS encoding aldo/keto reductase yields the protein MKRRLASSTVNPVGLGCMSLSHAYGTPPAREDAIRLLNQALDLGYDHLDTAALYGFGANETLIGEAIAHRRDEYFLASKCGMTGVDGKRVIDGRPETLRATIDQSLTRLRTDRVDLYYLHRWDKSVPIEESVGELARLVEAGKIGAIGLSEVSAATLRRAHAIHPIAAVQNEYSLWSRNVELGVLEACAELGTTLVAFSPVARGFLAGALTSPDALEERDIRRMMPRFSPENFARNLALLAALRGIAEQRGVTPAQLCLQWVFAQGAHVAAIPGTTSPDHLVENAATPVVPLPADVLAELDRIFAPDAIAGPRYPAATQAEIDTEEF from the coding sequence ATGAAGCGCCGCCTTGCATCCTCCACCGTCAACCCGGTCGGCCTCGGCTGCATGTCGCTCAGCCATGCCTATGGCACCCCGCCCGCGCGGGAGGATGCGATCCGGCTGCTCAATCAGGCGCTCGACCTTGGCTACGACCATCTCGACACCGCCGCGCTCTACGGCTTTGGCGCGAACGAGACGCTGATCGGCGAAGCTATCGCGCACCGCCGCGACGAATATTTCCTCGCCTCGAAATGCGGGATGACCGGCGTGGACGGGAAGCGGGTGATCGACGGCCGGCCCGAGACGCTTCGCGCCACCATCGACCAGTCGCTGACCCGGCTGCGCACCGACCGGGTCGACCTCTATTATCTCCACCGCTGGGACAAATCGGTGCCGATCGAGGAGTCGGTCGGCGAACTCGCGCGGCTGGTCGAAGCGGGCAAGATCGGCGCGATCGGCCTCAGCGAAGTGTCCGCCGCGACCCTGCGCCGCGCGCATGCGATTCATCCGATCGCGGCGGTGCAGAACGAATATTCGCTCTGGTCGCGCAACGTCGAACTCGGCGTGCTGGAGGCGTGCGCGGAACTGGGCACCACCTTGGTCGCCTTCTCCCCGGTCGCGCGCGGCTTCCTCGCCGGCGCGCTCACCTCGCCCGATGCGCTGGAAGAACGTGACATCCGGCGCATGATGCCGCGCTTCAGCCCTGAGAATTTCGCGCGCAACCTGGCCCTGCTCGCGGCGTTGCGCGGCATTGCCGAGCAGCGTGGCGTGACCCCCGCCCAGCTCTGCCTGCAATGGGTGTTCGCGCAGGGCGCGCATGTCGCCGCCATTCCCGGTACCACCTCGCCCGACCACCTCGTCGAAAACGCCGCAACGCCGGTCGTGCCGCTGCCTGCCGATGTGCTGGCCGAACTCGACCGCATCTTCGCGCCCGACGCGATTGCGGGTCCGCGCTATCCGGCGGCGACCCAGGCGGAGATCGACACCGAGGAATTTTGA
- a CDS encoding alpha-N-arabinofuranosidase has product MERMMKHFILAGSLLASATFALPALAQEAPVTVTVQTDKPGPKINRHIFGQFAEHLGTGIYGGVWVGPDSKIPNVRGIRSDVVAALKQISVPNVRWPGGCFADEYHWRDGIGDPAKRRVTVNSNWGGAIENNAFGTHEFFDFIEQIGAEAFVSINVGSGSYKEAADWVAYITADTRNTAGQERAANGRTEPWKIRFLGIGNENWGCGGNMRPEYYTDELKRYARFTRNYNPAQQAFPNPANPSAPLPNPDQMLRVAVGPSDDDTSYTEGVMKAWKGRDWSWSMEGLSLHSYTVVKWPPAYDSVNFAEKEYAELIQSTLLMDKRLRTHSAIMDKYDPDKKVPLIVDEWGVWLAKLPGSPEGFLQQQNSLRDGIIAALNFNIFARHADRVQGANIAQMVNVLQALILTDGPKMVLTPTYHIHKMYRPFQDATLVPVTFDAGEYREGAVTLPRVDAVAVRASDGKLWLSLVNLDPAKSAEMRLAIPGVKAKSAAGTVLTAAKVNSINSFDAPEAVKPQPIAGRVAGGAVSVRLPAKSVTMLEIVE; this is encoded by the coding sequence ATGGAGAGGATGATGAAGCACTTTATCCTGGCAGGATCGCTCCTCGCCAGCGCGACGTTCGCGCTGCCCGCGCTGGCGCAGGAGGCTCCGGTGACGGTCACCGTTCAGACGGACAAGCCGGGGCCAAAGATCAACCGCCACATCTTCGGCCAGTTCGCCGAGCATCTCGGCACCGGCATCTATGGAGGTGTGTGGGTCGGGCCGGACTCCAAAATCCCCAATGTCCGCGGCATTCGCAGCGACGTGGTGGCGGCGCTGAAGCAGATCAGCGTGCCCAATGTGCGCTGGCCGGGCGGGTGCTTCGCCGACGAATATCACTGGCGCGACGGGATCGGCGATCCGGCCAAGCGGCGCGTCACCGTCAACTCCAACTGGGGCGGAGCGATCGAGAACAATGCATTCGGCACGCACGAATTTTTCGACTTCATCGAACAGATTGGGGCCGAGGCGTTCGTGTCGATCAATGTCGGATCGGGCAGCTACAAGGAGGCCGCCGACTGGGTCGCCTACATCACCGCCGACACGCGCAACACGGCGGGGCAGGAGCGCGCCGCCAACGGGCGAACTGAGCCGTGGAAGATCCGGTTCCTCGGCATCGGCAACGAAAACTGGGGCTGTGGCGGCAATATGCGGCCCGAATATTATACCGATGAGCTGAAGCGCTACGCGCGCTTCACGCGCAACTACAACCCGGCGCAACAGGCCTTTCCGAACCCGGCCAACCCGTCGGCTCCGCTGCCGAACCCGGACCAGATGCTGCGCGTCGCGGTGGGGCCGAGCGACGACGACACCAGCTATACCGAAGGGGTGATGAAGGCGTGGAAGGGTCGCGACTGGAGCTGGAGCATGGAGGGGCTGTCGCTGCACAGCTACACCGTGGTGAAGTGGCCGCCCGCCTATGACTCGGTCAATTTCGCCGAAAAGGAATATGCCGAGCTGATCCAGTCCACGCTGCTGATGGACAAGCGGCTGCGCACCCATTCGGCGATCATGGACAAGTACGATCCCGACAAGAAGGTGCCGCTGATCGTCGACGAATGGGGCGTGTGGCTGGCCAAGCTGCCCGGATCGCCCGAGGGCTTCCTGCAGCAGCAGAACTCGCTGCGCGACGGCATCATCGCCGCGCTCAACTTCAACATCTTCGCGCGCCATGCCGATCGCGTGCAGGGCGCCAACATCGCGCAGATGGTCAACGTGCTTCAGGCGTTGATCCTGACCGATGGGCCAAAGATGGTGCTGACCCCGACCTATCACATCCACAAGATGTACCGCCCGTTCCAGGACGCAACGCTGGTGCCGGTGACGTTCGATGCGGGCGAGTATCGGGAGGGCGCAGTGACGCTCCCGCGCGTCGACGCGGTCGCGGTGCGCGCGAGCGACGGGAAATTGTGGCTGTCGCTGGTCAATCTCGATCCGGCCAAGTCCGCCGAGATGCGACTGGCGATCCCCGGCGTGAAGGCGAAGTCCGCCGCAGGCACCGTGCTGACGGCGGCGAAGGTCAACAGCATCAACAGCTTCGACGCCCCCGAAGCGGTGAAGCCCCAGCCGATTGCCGGCCGGGTCGCGGGCGGCGCGGTGAGCGTGCGCCTGCCGGCCAAGTCGGTGACGATGCTGGAGATCGTGGAGTAG
- a CDS encoding Gfo/Idh/MocA family protein, whose amino-acid sequence MTIRIALIGLGKIAHDQHLPAIAADPNFTLVATASADGAVLGGVPGFDSLEALLASGIAVDAVAVCTPPQVRHRVAATALRHGLHVLLEKPPAASLTEAAALAALADDAKVTVFATWHSRCAAGVAEARAWLAERKITRGTITWREDVRVWHPGQQWIWQPGGLGVFDPGINALSIVTEILPGTLLLRDAELEVPSNRHAPIAARLTLETGCGAPIAADFDFRQTGPQSWDIEIETDAGTLRLARGGAELTLPDGTRPGEDREYPALYAQFARLIATGASDLDTAPFRLVADAFLRGRHLPTDPFEE is encoded by the coding sequence GTGACGATCCGCATCGCGCTGATCGGGCTGGGCAAGATCGCGCATGACCAGCATTTGCCCGCCATCGCTGCTGATCCGAACTTCACGCTGGTTGCGACCGCCAGCGCGGATGGCGCGGTGCTGGGCGGTGTCCCCGGCTTCGACAGCCTCGAGGCATTGCTGGCGAGCGGGATCGCGGTGGATGCGGTCGCGGTGTGCACTCCGCCGCAAGTGCGCCACCGCGTCGCCGCCACGGCATTGCGCCACGGGCTGCATGTCCTGCTCGAAAAGCCCCCCGCCGCCAGCCTGACCGAAGCCGCGGCGCTCGCGGCGCTGGCGGACGACGCCAAGGTCACGGTGTTCGCCACCTGGCACTCGCGCTGCGCCGCCGGGGTGGCGGAGGCGCGCGCATGGCTGGCGGAGCGCAAAATCACGCGCGGCACGATCACCTGGCGTGAGGATGTGCGCGTGTGGCACCCCGGCCAGCAATGGATCTGGCAGCCCGGCGGGCTCGGCGTGTTCGATCCGGGGATCAACGCACTGTCGATCGTGACGGAGATCTTGCCCGGCACGCTGCTGCTGCGCGACGCCGAGCTGGAGGTGCCGAGCAACCGCCACGCCCCCATCGCCGCGCGGCTGACGCTGGAAACCGGCTGCGGTGCGCCGATCGCGGCGGATTTCGACTTCCGCCAGACCGGGCCGCAAAGCTGGGACATCGAGATCGAGACCGACGCCGGCACCCTGCGGCTGGCACGCGGCGGGGCCGAGCTGACCCTGCCCGACGGCACCCGCCCCGGCGAGGATCGCGAATATCCCGCGCTCTACGCGCAGTTCGCGCGGCTGATCGCGACGGGCGCGAGCGACCTCGACACTGCGCCCTTCCGCCTTGTCGCCGACGCGTTTTTGCGCGGGCGGCACCTGCCGACCGATCCGTTCGAGGAGTGA
- a CDS encoding IlvD/Edd family dehydratase, giving the protein MTTDKSLRSRAWFDNPDNIDMTALYLERYLNFGLSLDELRSGKPIIGIAQTGSDLSPCNRHHLVLAERVREGIREAGGIAIEFPVHPIQETGKRPTAGLDRNLAYLALVELLYGYPLDGVVLTIGCDKTTPACLMAAATVNIPAIALSVGPMLNGWHKGERTGSGTIVWKAREMMAAGEIDADEFIRLVASSAPSTGYCNTMGTATTMNSLAEALGMSLPGSAAIPAPYRDRQEVAYRTGLRIVEMVEEDLKPSQLLTREAFHNAIRVNSAIGGSTNAPIHLAAIARHIGVDLPIDDWQSVGRDVPLLVNLQPAGEYLGEDYYRAGGVPAVVAQLMRHGLIHEDALTANGRTIGENCGAATIEDERVIRPFEDPILTAAGFLVLRGNLFDSAIMKTSVISDEFRARYLSNPDDPDAFEGPVVVFDGPEDYHHRIDDPALGITAETLLIMRGAGPIGYPGAAEVVNMRPPDYLITNGVRSLPCLGDGRQSGTSGSPSILNASPEAAAMGGLALLRDGDRVRIDLKVGTANMLVPDAELAERRHALEAAGGYPYPPSQTPWQEIQRALVGQMEGGAILEGSERYQKIAQTRGLPRDNH; this is encoded by the coding sequence ATGACCACCGACAAGTCCCTGCGCTCGCGCGCCTGGTTCGATAACCCCGACAATATCGACATGACCGCGCTCTATCTCGAGCGCTACCTGAACTTCGGCCTCAGCCTGGACGAGCTGCGATCGGGCAAGCCGATCATCGGGATCGCGCAGACCGGGTCGGACCTCAGCCCGTGCAACCGCCACCATCTGGTGCTGGCAGAACGGGTGCGGGAAGGGATCCGCGAGGCGGGCGGGATCGCGATCGAGTTTCCGGTCCATCCAATCCAGGAGACGGGAAAACGGCCCACTGCAGGGCTCGACCGCAACCTCGCCTATCTGGCGCTGGTCGAGCTGCTCTATGGCTATCCGCTCGACGGCGTGGTGCTGACGATCGGCTGCGACAAGACGACGCCGGCGTGCCTGATGGCGGCGGCGACGGTGAACATCCCGGCCATCGCGCTGTCGGTCGGGCCGATGCTCAATGGCTGGCACAAGGGCGAGCGCACCGGATCGGGGACGATCGTGTGGAAGGCGCGCGAGATGATGGCTGCGGGGGAGATCGACGCGGACGAGTTCATCCGCCTCGTCGCCTCCTCCGCACCCTCGACCGGCTATTGCAACACGATGGGAACGGCGACGACGATGAACAGCCTTGCCGAGGCGCTCGGCATGTCGCTGCCCGGATCGGCGGCGATCCCCGCGCCGTATCGCGACCGGCAGGAGGTCGCCTATCGCACCGGCCTGCGCATCGTCGAGATGGTGGAGGAGGATTTGAAGCCGTCCCAGCTGCTGACGCGGGAGGCGTTCCACAATGCGATCCGGGTCAACAGCGCGATCGGCGGGTCGACAAATGCGCCGATCCACCTTGCCGCGATTGCGCGCCATATCGGGGTCGATCTTCCCATCGACGATTGGCAGAGTGTCGGCCGCGACGTGCCGCTGCTGGTCAACCTCCAGCCCGCCGGCGAGTATCTCGGCGAAGACTATTACCGCGCCGGCGGCGTCCCGGCGGTGGTCGCTCAGCTGATGCGGCACGGGCTGATCCATGAAGACGCACTGACCGCCAATGGCCGCACCATCGGCGAGAATTGCGGCGCAGCGACGATCGAGGATGAGCGGGTGATCCGCCCGTTCGAGGACCCGATCCTGACCGCCGCCGGCTTCCTGGTGCTGCGCGGAAACTTGTTCGATTCGGCGATCATGAAGACCAGCGTGATCTCCGACGAGTTCCGCGCCCGCTATTTGTCCAACCCCGACGATCCCGATGCGTTCGAGGGGCCGGTGGTCGTGTTCGACGGGCCGGAGGATTATCACCACCGCATCGACGATCCTGCCCTTGGCATCACCGCAGAAACGCTGCTGATCATGCGCGGGGCGGGGCCGATCGGCTATCCCGGCGCGGCAGAGGTCGTGAACATGCGGCCGCCCGATTACCTCATCACCAATGGCGTGCGCAGCCTGCCGTGCCTGGGCGACGGGCGACAGTCGGGGACGAGCGGCAGCCCGTCGATCCTCAATGCCTCGCCCGAGGCAGCGGCAATGGGCGGGCTTGCCCTGCTGCGCGATGGCGACCGGGTGCGCATCGACCTCAAGGTGGGGACCGCCAACATGCTCGTCCCCGATGCAGAGCTGGCCGAACGCCGCCACGCGCTCGAGGCGGCCGGGGGCTATCCCTATCCGCCGTCGCAAACCCCTTGGCAGGAAATCCAGCGCGCACTGGTCGGCCAGATGGAGGGCGGGGCGATCCTGGAGGGCAGCGAACGCTACCAGAAAATCGCCCAGACCCGCGGCCTGCCGCGCGACAATCACTGA
- a CDS encoding aldose epimerase family protein, whose protein sequence is MMRAMIFGAVLCAWTVPAMAADAVRSTAGKLADGTVVEAVTLKNARGVSARIITYGATLQSLVAPDRAGKKAEITLGFDDAADYEKKPNYFGVTVGRYANRIAGGRFTLDGRAYQLTQNDKANSLHGGTQGFDKRNWRIVSVASGPTARVVMALTSPDGDQGYPGTLEVKVTYALDDKGDLTIEFDAATDKPTIVNMTNHALFNMAGDGAPEGTSRQLLTIPARTYTPVDAALIPTGERKAVAGGVFDFRKPRLIALGLRDGRDPQIVAGRGYDHNWALDKGQTATPQFAARLEDPVSGRVLEVLTTEPGIQFYSGNFLDGTVAGRSGRIYRMGDGIALEPQKFPDAPNKPNFASARVDPGKPYRHVMIYRLSTR, encoded by the coding sequence ATGATGAGGGCGATGATCTTCGGGGCGGTGCTGTGCGCCTGGACGGTCCCCGCAATGGCGGCGGATGCGGTGCGCAGCACGGCGGGCAAGCTGGCGGACGGAACGGTGGTCGAGGCGGTGACGCTGAAGAACGCGCGTGGCGTGTCGGCGCGGATCATCACCTATGGCGCGACCCTGCAATCGCTCGTCGCCCCGGACCGCGCGGGCAAGAAGGCGGAGATCACGCTCGGCTTCGACGATGCCGCCGATTACGAAAAGAAGCCCAATTATTTCGGCGTCACGGTCGGCCGATACGCCAACCGCATCGCGGGCGGACGTTTCACGCTCGACGGTCGCGCCTATCAACTGACGCAGAACGACAAGGCCAATTCGCTGCACGGTGGCACGCAGGGCTTCGACAAGCGCAACTGGCGCATCGTGTCGGTGGCGAGCGGGCCGACCGCGCGCGTCGTGATGGCGCTGACCAGCCCCGACGGTGACCAGGGCTATCCTGGCACGCTGGAGGTCAAGGTCACCTATGCGCTCGACGACAAGGGCGACCTGACGATCGAGTTCGACGCCGCAACCGACAAGCCGACCATCGTCAACATGACCAACCACGCGCTGTTCAACATGGCTGGCGACGGCGCGCCGGAAGGGACCTCGCGCCAGTTGCTGACCATCCCGGCGCGCACCTACACGCCGGTTGACGCGGCGCTGATTCCGACCGGTGAGCGCAAGGCGGTCGCGGGCGGGGTGTTTGATTTCCGCAAGCCCCGGCTGATCGCATTGGGGCTGCGCGACGGGCGCGATCCGCAGATCGTCGCCGGGCGCGGCTATGACCATAACTGGGCGCTGGACAAGGGCCAGACCGCGACCCCGCAGTTCGCCGCGCGGCTGGAGGACCCGGTGTCGGGCCGGGTGCTCGAAGTGCTGACCACAGAGCCGGGGATCCAGTTCTACAGCGGCAATTTCCTCGACGGCACGGTCGCGGGGCGCAGCGGGCGCATCTACCGCATGGGCGATGGCATCGCGCTCGAGCCGCAGAAATTCCCCGATGCGCCGAACAAACCGAACTTCGCCTCGGCGCGGGTCGATCCGGGCAAGCCGTATCGCCACGTCATGATCTACCGCCTCTCGACCCGCTGA
- a CDS encoding sugar MFS transporter: MALSPVDGAVLQGETGGARSYRPALTLLASLFFMWGFITVINGTLLPHLRSVFDLNYTETTLIESVWFIAYFVASIPSAMLIERIGYQKALVTGLLIMAAGSLGMMLAASIPSYGVTLTMLFVIASGITLLQVAANPYVAVIGPPETSSSRLNLVQAFNSLGTVLAPLFGAYLILGRSVGGTAEHGRVLTQAERLADAQSVILPYGLVALVLVVLAVIIGRFPLPAMGKATARINDGMARTGSAWTRFVRHPMWRHRNLVWGVPAIFIYLIAEIGVANLFVNFVAQPDIANLTTEQAGRYLTLMWLGMMVGRFAGAIAMRWIKAETLLAAFSVGAFIVMLVTVFVDGPVAMWSLILVGLFHSIMFPTIFTLGIKGLGRYTEEASGLLIMAIAGGALVAVQGWLADGFGLQMSFLLTAACELYVLWYALWGSKPVAEGDAE; encoded by the coding sequence ATGGCGCTGTCACCAGTCGACGGAGCGGTTCTTCAGGGTGAGACGGGTGGCGCGCGCAGCTACCGCCCGGCGCTCACCCTGCTCGCCAGCCTGTTTTTCATGTGGGGGTTCATCACCGTCATCAACGGCACGCTGCTGCCGCATCTGCGCAGCGTGTTCGACCTCAACTACACCGAAACGACGCTGATCGAGAGCGTGTGGTTTATTGCCTATTTCGTCGCGTCGATCCCATCGGCGATGCTGATCGAGCGGATCGGGTATCAGAAGGCGCTGGTCACCGGACTGCTGATCATGGCCGCCGGATCGCTCGGCATGATGCTGGCGGCGAGCATCCCATCCTACGGCGTCACGCTGACCATGTTGTTCGTCATCGCCAGCGGGATCACGTTGCTGCAGGTCGCGGCGAACCCCTATGTCGCCGTCATCGGTCCGCCGGAAACCTCCTCGTCGCGGCTAAACCTGGTGCAGGCGTTCAACTCGCTCGGCACCGTACTCGCGCCGCTGTTCGGGGCCTATCTGATTCTCGGTCGGTCGGTCGGCGGCACTGCGGAGCACGGCCGCGTCCTGACCCAGGCGGAGCGGCTGGCGGACGCACAGTCGGTGATCCTGCCCTACGGCCTCGTCGCGCTGGTGCTGGTGGTCCTGGCGGTGATTATCGGGCGGTTCCCGCTTCCAGCGATGGGCAAGGCGACGGCGCGAATCAATGACGGCATGGCCAGGACCGGGTCGGCCTGGACGCGCTTCGTGCGGCATCCAATGTGGCGCCATCGCAATCTTGTCTGGGGCGTACCGGCGATCTTCATCTACCTGATCGCGGAGATCGGCGTCGCCAACCTGTTCGTGAACTTCGTCGCACAGCCCGATATCGCCAATCTGACCACCGAGCAGGCGGGTCGCTACCTCACGCTGATGTGGCTCGGGATGATGGTCGGACGGTTCGCGGGCGCGATCGCGATGCGCTGGATCAAGGCTGAGACGCTGCTGGCGGCGTTCAGCGTCGGCGCGTTCATCGTCATGCTGGTCACCGTATTCGTCGACGGACCGGTAGCGATGTGGTCGCTGATCCTGGTCGGCCTGTTCCATTCGATCATGTTCCCGACGATCTTCACGCTGGGGATCAAGGGGTTGGGCCGCTACACCGAGGAAGCCTCGGGGCTGCTGATCATGGCGATCGCCGGCGGCGCGCTGGTCGCGGTGCAGGGCTGGCTGGCCGACGGTTTCGGGCTGCAGATGTCGTTCCTGCTGACCGCCGCGTGTGAGCTCTACGTGCTCTGGTACGCGCTGTGGGGATCCAAGCCTGTTGCCGAGGGAGACGCTGAATGA
- the araD1 gene encoding AraD1 family protein, giving the protein MFTLLQHRASDGTRRVIASQDGAARFVRGYADTRGLAEAAIARGIGLAALVEQAGYDGEIDIAQAAAAGELLAPIDHADPAHVVVTGTGLTHLGSAEGRDKMHRAAAAGEQLTDSMRMFLEGLEGGKPAPGAVGQQPEWFYKGDGAHLVGTGAPLAMPAFAQDGGEEPELAGIYLIGPDGTPHRIGFCLANEFSDHVTERHNYLWLAHSKLRPAALGPELLVGDLPADVRGASRIVRDGAVLWEKPFLSGEANMSHSIDNLEHHHFKYAAFRRPGDVHVHFFGTATLSFSDGVQTQPGDVFEIEAAPFTLPLRNPLVRAEPEAVTVQAL; this is encoded by the coding sequence ATGTTCACGCTGCTCCAGCACCGCGCGTCTGACGGCACCCGGCGGGTGATTGCGTCGCAGGACGGCGCAGCGCGGTTCGTGCGGGGTTACGCGGATACGCGCGGCCTTGCGGAGGCGGCGATCGCGCGCGGCATCGGTCTGGCGGCCCTCGTCGAGCAAGCGGGCTATGACGGGGAGATCGACATTGCCCAAGCGGCTGCGGCGGGCGAACTGCTCGCGCCGATCGACCATGCCGATCCCGCACATGTCGTCGTGACCGGCACCGGCCTCACCCATCTCGGCTCGGCCGAGGGGCGCGACAAGATGCACCGCGCCGCCGCTGCGGGTGAGCAGCTGACCGATTCCATGCGCATGTTCCTTGAGGGGCTGGAGGGCGGCAAGCCCGCCCCGGGCGCGGTCGGGCAACAGCCGGAATGGTTCTACAAGGGCGATGGCGCGCATCTGGTCGGCACCGGCGCGCCGCTGGCCATGCCTGCCTTCGCGCAGGATGGCGGCGAGGAGCCGGAGCTGGCCGGCATCTACCTGATCGGCCCCGATGGGACGCCGCACCGCATCGGTTTCTGCCTCGCCAATGAATTCAGTGACCATGTGACCGAGCGGCACAATTATCTGTGGCTCGCCCATTCGAAGCTGCGCCCGGCGGCGCTCGGCCCCGAACTGCTGGTCGGCGACCTGCCCGCCGATGTGCGCGGGGCAAGCCGGATCGTGCGCGATGGCGCGGTGCTGTGGGAAAAGCCGTTCCTGTCGGGCGAGGCCAATATGTCGCACAGCATCGACAATCTGGAGCATCACCACTTCAAATATGCCGCGTTCCGGCGTCCCGGCGATGTCCATGTCCATTTCTTCGGCACCGCGACCTTGTCGTTCAGCGATGGCGTGCAGACGCAGCCGGGCGACGTGTTCGAGATCGAGGCTGCACCGTTCACCCTCCCGCTGCGCAACCCGCTGGTCCGCGCCGAGCCTGAGGCAGTGACGGTGCAGGCGCTGTGA